One Gossypium hirsutum isolate 1008001.06 chromosome A11, Gossypium_hirsutum_v2.1, whole genome shotgun sequence genomic window carries:
- the LOC121209668 gene encoding polyadenylate-binding protein 2 isoform X1: MAEVQVQAEVAPVAATSSPPPQQQQVVNGVASNNGGSVTTSLYVGDLDLSVTESHLYDLFSPLGTVVSLRVCKDSRTRRSLGYGYVNYSNTHEAARALEVLNFTLLNGKPIRIMYSNRDPTVRRTGAGNIFIKNLDKTIDNKALHDTFSTFGNILSCKIATDNTGQSKGYGFVQFDNEESAKNAIDKLNGMLLNDKQVFVGPFLRKQERESSIGKAKFNNVYVKNLSESTTDEDLKNAFSEHGPITSAVIMRDADGKSKCFGFVNFENPDDAARSVDSLNGKKFDDKEWFVGKAQKKSEREMELKGQYEQTLKETADKFAGLNLYVKNLDDSINDDKLRELFSEFGTVTSCKVMLDPNGISRGSGFVAFSTAEEASQALMEMNGKMVVSKPLYVAVAQRKEERRARLQEQFSQMRPGAMGPTVGPQVPMYPPGAAHFGQQLFYGQGPPAMIPPQPGFGYQQQLVPGMMPNFFMPMLQPGQQNQRQGGRRSGAGPMQQTHQPLPFMQPQMIPKGRGYRYPPGRNMPDVPGRVLPVPYNVGGMPFRDAAFSQPMATGALASALANATPVQQRTLLGENLYPLVGQLEHDNAAKVTGMLLEMDQTEVLHLLESPEALKAKVAEAMEVLRNIGPKPQQANSATDRLASLSLNENLVS; this comes from the exons ATGGCGGAGGTTCAAGTGCAAGCTGAGGTGGCTCCGGTGGCTGCGACGTCGTCGCCGCCGCCACAGCAGCAGCAGGTTGTGAACGGGGTGGCGAGTAATAATGGTGGTAGTGTGACTACGTCGTTGTATGTCGGGGATCTTGATCTGAGTGTAACGGAATCTCATCTTTACGATTTGTTTAGCCCACTGGGAACGGTGGTTTCGCTTAGGGTTTGCAAAGACTCGAGGACCCGCCGCTCTCTTGGTTATGGTTACGTTAATTACAGCAACACACATGAAG CTGCACGGGCGTTGGAGGTACTGAATTTCACTCTTCTCAATGGCAAGCCAATTAGGATAATGTATTCTAACAGGGATCCTACTGTCCGAAGAACTGGGGCAGGAAATATTTTTATCAAG AATTTGGACAAGACAATTGACAATAAAGCTCTGCATGACACGTTCTCTACGTTTGGGAATATTCTATCTTGCAAGATAGCCACTGATAATACTGGCCAGTCAAAAGGATATGGCTTTGTGCAATTTGATAATGAGGAGTCCGCCAAAAATGCAATTGATAAGCTCAATGGTATGCTACTTAATGACAAACAAGTTTTTGTTGGGCCTTTCCTTCGTAAACAAGAAAGAGAGTCATCCATAGGCAAGGCAAAGTTTAACAACGTCTATGTAAAGAATCTATCAGAGTCAACAACTGATGAGGATTTAAAGAATGCATTTAGTGAACATGGACCTATAACTAGTGCTGTCATTATGAGAGATGCGGATGGAAAGTCAAAGTGTTTTGGATTTGTCAACTTTGAGAATCCTGATGATGCAGCTCGTTCTGTTGATTCTCTCAATGGAAAGAAgtttgatgataaagaatggttTGTTGGGAAGGCTCAGAAGAAATCTGAAAGAGAGATGGAACTGAAAGGGCAGTATGAGCAGACCTTAAAGGAAACAGCAGACAAATTTGCAGGACtgaatttatatgttaaaaatcTAGATGATAGCATCAATGATGATAAGCTTAGGGAATTGTTCTCAGAGTTTGGTACAGTCACTTCGTGCAAG GTTATGCTTGACCCTAATGGCATAAGTAGAGGCTCAGGCTTTGTTGCCTTTTCAACTGCTGAAGAAGCATCTCAAGCT CTCATGGAGATGAATGGTAAAATGGTAGTTAGCAAACCACTTTATGTTGCAGTTGCTCAGAGGAAAGAAGAAAGGAGAGCTAGATTGCAG GAACAGTTTTCTCAAATGCGTCCTGGAGCAATGGGACCTACTGTTGGCCCTCAGGTGCCCATGTATCCTCCTGGCGCTGCACATTTTGGACAGCAACTCTTCTATGGTCAAGGCCCTCCTGCTATGATTCCACCCCAA CCTGGATTTGGGTATCAGCAGCAACTAGTTCCTGGGATGATGCCGAACTTTTTCATGCCAATGCTTCAGCCTGGGCAGCAGAATCAGCGCCAAGGAGGCAGACGATCTGGAGCGGGCCCGATGCAACAAACACATCAACCACTTCCCTTCATGCAGCCACAG ATGATTCCTAAGGGCCGTGGCTATCGTTATCCCCCAGGTCGCAACATGCCTGATGTTCCTGGACGTGTGCTTCCTGTTCCTTACAATGTAGGAGGAATGCCATTCCGAGATGCTGCATTTTCACAACCCATGGCAACTGGAGCTCTCGCTTCTGCTCTTGCAAACGCAACACCTGTACAGCAGAGGACG TTGTTGGGAGAAAATCTGTACCCACTTGTAGGCCAGCTGGAGCATGATAATGCTGCCAAGGTGACAGGCATGCTTCTAGAGATGGACCAGACTGAGGTTTTACACTTGCTAGAATCACCAGAAGCTTTGAAAGCAAAAGTTGCAGAGGCCATGGAAGTTCTAAGGAATATTGGCCCGAAACCACAGCAAGCCAATAGTGCAACTGATCGGCTAGCCTCATTGTCTCTAAATGAGAACCTTGTCTCTTGA
- the LOC121209668 gene encoding polyadenylate-binding protein 2 isoform X2, with protein MAEVQVQAEVAPVAATSSPPPQQQQVVNGVASNNGGSVTTSLYVGDLDLSVTESHLYDLFSPLGTVVSLRVCKDSRTRRSLGYGYVNYSNTHEAARALEVLNFTLLNGKPIRIMYSNRDPTVRRTGAGNIFIKNLDKTIDNKALHDTFSTFGNILSCKIATDNTGQSKGYGFVQFDNEESAKNAIDKLNGMLLNDKQVFVGPFLRKQERESSIGKAKFNNVYVKNLSESTTDEDLKNAFSEHGPITSAVIMRDADGKSKCFGFVNFENPDDAARSVDSLNGKKFDDKEWFVGKAQKKSEREMELKGQYEQTLKETADKFAGLNLYVKNLDDSINDDKLRELFSEFGTVTSCKVMLDPNGISRGSGFVAFSTAEEASQALMEMNGKMVVSKPLYVAVAQRKEERRARLQFSQMRPGAMGPTVGPQVPMYPPGAAHFGQQLFYGQGPPAMIPPQPGFGYQQQLVPGMMPNFFMPMLQPGQQNQRQGGRRSGAGPMQQTHQPLPFMQPQMIPKGRGYRYPPGRNMPDVPGRVLPVPYNVGGMPFRDAAFSQPMATGALASALANATPVQQRTLLGENLYPLVGQLEHDNAAKVTGMLLEMDQTEVLHLLESPEALKAKVAEAMEVLRNIGPKPQQANSATDRLASLSLNENLVS; from the exons ATGGCGGAGGTTCAAGTGCAAGCTGAGGTGGCTCCGGTGGCTGCGACGTCGTCGCCGCCGCCACAGCAGCAGCAGGTTGTGAACGGGGTGGCGAGTAATAATGGTGGTAGTGTGACTACGTCGTTGTATGTCGGGGATCTTGATCTGAGTGTAACGGAATCTCATCTTTACGATTTGTTTAGCCCACTGGGAACGGTGGTTTCGCTTAGGGTTTGCAAAGACTCGAGGACCCGCCGCTCTCTTGGTTATGGTTACGTTAATTACAGCAACACACATGAAG CTGCACGGGCGTTGGAGGTACTGAATTTCACTCTTCTCAATGGCAAGCCAATTAGGATAATGTATTCTAACAGGGATCCTACTGTCCGAAGAACTGGGGCAGGAAATATTTTTATCAAG AATTTGGACAAGACAATTGACAATAAAGCTCTGCATGACACGTTCTCTACGTTTGGGAATATTCTATCTTGCAAGATAGCCACTGATAATACTGGCCAGTCAAAAGGATATGGCTTTGTGCAATTTGATAATGAGGAGTCCGCCAAAAATGCAATTGATAAGCTCAATGGTATGCTACTTAATGACAAACAAGTTTTTGTTGGGCCTTTCCTTCGTAAACAAGAAAGAGAGTCATCCATAGGCAAGGCAAAGTTTAACAACGTCTATGTAAAGAATCTATCAGAGTCAACAACTGATGAGGATTTAAAGAATGCATTTAGTGAACATGGACCTATAACTAGTGCTGTCATTATGAGAGATGCGGATGGAAAGTCAAAGTGTTTTGGATTTGTCAACTTTGAGAATCCTGATGATGCAGCTCGTTCTGTTGATTCTCTCAATGGAAAGAAgtttgatgataaagaatggttTGTTGGGAAGGCTCAGAAGAAATCTGAAAGAGAGATGGAACTGAAAGGGCAGTATGAGCAGACCTTAAAGGAAACAGCAGACAAATTTGCAGGACtgaatttatatgttaaaaatcTAGATGATAGCATCAATGATGATAAGCTTAGGGAATTGTTCTCAGAGTTTGGTACAGTCACTTCGTGCAAG GTTATGCTTGACCCTAATGGCATAAGTAGAGGCTCAGGCTTTGTTGCCTTTTCAACTGCTGAAGAAGCATCTCAAGCT CTCATGGAGATGAATGGTAAAATGGTAGTTAGCAAACCACTTTATGTTGCAGTTGCTCAGAGGAAAGAAGAAAGGAGAGCTAGATTGCAG TTTTCTCAAATGCGTCCTGGAGCAATGGGACCTACTGTTGGCCCTCAGGTGCCCATGTATCCTCCTGGCGCTGCACATTTTGGACAGCAACTCTTCTATGGTCAAGGCCCTCCTGCTATGATTCCACCCCAA CCTGGATTTGGGTATCAGCAGCAACTAGTTCCTGGGATGATGCCGAACTTTTTCATGCCAATGCTTCAGCCTGGGCAGCAGAATCAGCGCCAAGGAGGCAGACGATCTGGAGCGGGCCCGATGCAACAAACACATCAACCACTTCCCTTCATGCAGCCACAG ATGATTCCTAAGGGCCGTGGCTATCGTTATCCCCCAGGTCGCAACATGCCTGATGTTCCTGGACGTGTGCTTCCTGTTCCTTACAATGTAGGAGGAATGCCATTCCGAGATGCTGCATTTTCACAACCCATGGCAACTGGAGCTCTCGCTTCTGCTCTTGCAAACGCAACACCTGTACAGCAGAGGACG TTGTTGGGAGAAAATCTGTACCCACTTGTAGGCCAGCTGGAGCATGATAATGCTGCCAAGGTGACAGGCATGCTTCTAGAGATGGACCAGACTGAGGTTTTACACTTGCTAGAATCACCAGAAGCTTTGAAAGCAAAAGTTGCAGAGGCCATGGAAGTTCTAAGGAATATTGGCCCGAAACCACAGCAAGCCAATAGTGCAACTGATCGGCTAGCCTCATTGTCTCTAAATGAGAACCTTGTCTCTTGA
- the LOC107922745 gene encoding DDB1- and CUL4-associated factor 4, translating into MPQDLPGFYYDAEKNRYFPNKPRIPGSSSFSNVSPSQNNPLCSSLQATTLCPKTRVPASKLLHLRELNGDAFSYDRGRHSFVEEFHNLHASKPVVWRYGATNENLLRNIRYSALEQTQIDVQTLEGQMETEVLLAGSIDGSLSLLKVGSERHFDYGITHIPDRVWPSTKGDVESDETPPYVSRPTAAPLHMPSRISSIRLCEKQSFSTNNDDSKFQCSLITTLGSETYGGFVYILNLLEPVDFTSRLDRRLHAVASFNHTIWTADYSFNTAQAAIGTDIGVALVNVERGATKWVCRSKSDVLALQFDQTGNIVLCGLRNGAIVTVDVRENQERMFSRLTKLKIPYSSSGRSSQKRWFEIKGLISPSHTIHMPSSISSLVSLQSYDQYFLASSMDGSMKLYDHRLTKRGAVQSYGGHVNSHTRIQLGVDQSERFVMSGGEDCYLRLWSIKSGKMLLGEKFSDSVLTNICWQRAQRTLGKEGEIRQNHNCRAWLASEEGLFHMHWS; encoded by the exons ATGCCACAAG ACCTTCCTGGGTTCTACTATGATGCGGAGAAGAACAGGTACTTCCCCAATAAACCTCGGATACCTGGCTCTTCTTCTTTCTCCAATGTTTCGCCATCCCAAAACAACCCTCTTTGTAGCTCCCTCCAG GCAACCACGTTATGTCCAAAAACCAGGGTTCCCGCATCTAAGCTGCTTCATCTTAGAGAGTTGAACGGCGATGCTTTTAGTTATGATCGAGGAAGGCATAGCTTTGTGGAGGAATTCCATAACTTACATGCTTCTAAACCTGTG GTTTGGAGATATGGTGCAACAAACgaaaatttattaagaaatatACGTTATAGTGCTTTGGAGCAGACACAAATTGATGTCCAGACACTAGAGGGTCAAATGGAAACAGAAGTTCTGCTAGCGGGCAGTATAGACGGCTCCTTGAG TCTCTTAAAGGTTGGAAGTGAACGCCATTTTGACTATGGGATCACACACATTCCAGATCGTGTTTGGCCTTCCACCAAAGGGGATGTGGAGAGTGATGAAACGCCTCCGTATGTCTCGAGGCCTACAGCTGCTCCACTCCATATGCCGTCAAGAATATCTTCTATAAGATTGTGTGAAAAGCAATCCTTTTCTACAAACAATGATGATTCCAAGTTCCAATGCTCACT CATAACTACACTGGGATCTGAGACTTACGGTGGATTTGTTTATATCCTTAATCTCCTGGAACCAGTAGATTTTACTTCTCGATTGGATCGAAGGTTACATGCAGTTGCTTCTTTTAATCATACCATTTGGACTGCAGATTATAGTTTTAATACAGCTCAAGCAGCAATAG gaACTGATATTGGAGTAGCCTTGGTCAATGTTGAAAGAGGAGCAACGAAGTGGGTGTGTCGTAGCAAAAGTGATGTTTTGGCTCTACAATTTGATCAGACA GGAAATATTGTTCTTTGTGGACTCAGAAATGGAGCAATTGTCACTGTGGATGTTCGTGAGAACCAGGAGCGCATGTTTtctagacttactaagcttaaaatacCTTACTCGTCTTCAGGAAGAAGTAGTCAGAAAAGATGGTTTGAG ATCAAAGGACTTATATCTCCTTCTCATACAATTCATATGCCGTCATCTATTTCTAG TTTGGTATCACTTCAATCCTATGATCAATACTTCTTGGCAAGCTCAATGGATGGTTCG atgAAGCTCTATGATCACCGTCTAACTAAGAGAGGGGCTGTACAATCGTATGGAGGGCATGTGAATTCGCATACACGTATACAGCTTGGAGTTGACCAATCTGAGAGATTTGTTATGTCAG GGGGAGAGGACTGCTATTTACGACTGTGGAGTATCAAGTCCGGTAAAATGCTGCTTGgggaaaaattttctgattccgTGCTAACAAACATTTGCTGGCAAAGAGCTCAAA GGACCTTGGGAAAGGAAGGTGAAATTAGACAAAACCATAATTGTAGAGCATGGCTTGCATCAGAAGAAGGGCTATTCCACATGCACTGGTCCTGA
- the LOC107922846 gene encoding phosphatidate cytidylyltransferase, mitochondrial isoform X2, producing the protein MDNKDTAHSHLLSFLNAIPPVDFCCVYGSTLHSTDPGKSTMVDYILGVSDPLQWHSENLKMNADHYASWMVLLGGAKLITNIADKLGVGVHFNPYVTWNDKVNMLVDNLDIETINSVNLRAAMSAALLLLPPKFTEEDLYAKICSLSYMGDVRMLFAEDRNKVKKIVQGQFDLFQSMYKPFLEEYEGKDFLRFSSSKNQLANISQDCGLPVTHSHISFLPPTVRSQMGMKIGKKKVISESGKVGNGNELGFGSREEAAKCMQKALRRTVMVSSARQAVSGLLTVGGVKAARYLTSKMCKAWRSWTRT; encoded by the exons ATGGATAATAAGGACACAGCTCATTCTCATCTATTGAGTTTTCTCAATGCTATTCCTCCGGTTGATTTTTGCTGCGTCTATGGCTCGACTCTCCATTCAACCGATCCTGGCAAG TCAACCATGGTAGATTACATACTCGGCGTGTCTGACCCCCTGCAATGGCATTCCGAG AATCTAAAAATGAATGCAGATCATTACGCCTCATGGATGGTGCTTCTCGGAGGGGCGAAACTG ATTACTAATATCGCAGACAAATTAGGAGTAGGAGTACATTTCAACCCGTATGTTACTTGGAATGACAAG GTAAATATGCTTGTGGATAACCTGGACATTGAAACTATAAACTCAGTTAACCTTCGAGCTGCAATGTCTGCTGCTCTCCTCCTCTTACCACCCAAATTCACAGAG GAAGACCTTTATGCCAAAATATGTAGCCTGTCATACATGGGTGACGTGCGTATGCTTTTTGCAGAGGACCGAAATAAG GTGAAGAAGATCGTACAAGGGCAGTTTGATTTATTCCAGTCCATGTATAAGCCGTTTCTTGAAGAGTATGAAGGCAAAGACTTCTTAAGATTCTCATCATCTAAAAATCAACTTGCAAATATATCTCAG GATTGTGGCTTACCAGTGACTCACTCGCACATATCTTTCCTTCCTCCAACTGTTAGAAGCCAAATGGGGATGAAGATAGGAAAGAAGAAAGTAATCAGTGAATCTG GTAAGGTTGGGAATGGGAATGAGTTAGGATTTGGGTCAAGAGAAGAGGCTGCAAAGTGCATGCAGAAGGCATTGAGGCGAACAGTGATGGTTTCAAGTGCAAGGCAAGCAGTATCTGGTTTATTGACTGTGGGCGGTGTTAAAGCAGCTAGATATCTAACCAGTAAGATGTGCAAGGCTTGGAGATCATGGACAAGGACATGA
- the LOC107922846 gene encoding phosphatidate cytidylyltransferase, mitochondrial isoform X1: MDNKDTAHSHLLSFLNAIPPVDFCCVYGSTLHSTDPGKSTMVDYILGVSDPLQWHSENLKMNADHYASWMVLLGGAKLITNIADKLGVGVHFNPYVTWNDKMLKYGVVRMHDLIQDILNWERFYLSGRLQKPVNMLVDNLDIETINSVNLRAAMSAALLLLPPKFTEEDLYAKICSLSYMGDVRMLFAEDRNKVKKIVQGQFDLFQSMYKPFLEEYEGKDFLRFSSSKNQLANISQDCGLPVTHSHISFLPPTVRSQMGMKIGKKKVISESGKVGNGNELGFGSREEAAKCMQKALRRTVMVSSARQAVSGLLTVGGVKAARYLTSKMCKAWRSWTRT, encoded by the exons ATGGATAATAAGGACACAGCTCATTCTCATCTATTGAGTTTTCTCAATGCTATTCCTCCGGTTGATTTTTGCTGCGTCTATGGCTCGACTCTCCATTCAACCGATCCTGGCAAG TCAACCATGGTAGATTACATACTCGGCGTGTCTGACCCCCTGCAATGGCATTCCGAG AATCTAAAAATGAATGCAGATCATTACGCCTCATGGATGGTGCTTCTCGGAGGGGCGAAACTG ATTACTAATATCGCAGACAAATTAGGAGTAGGAGTACATTTCAACCCGTATGTTACTTGGAATGACAAG ATGTTGAAATATGGAGTTGTTAGAATGCATGACTTGATCCAAGACATACTAAATTGGGAGAGGTTCTACTTGAGTGGTCGTTTGCAAAAACCG GTAAATATGCTTGTGGATAACCTGGACATTGAAACTATAAACTCAGTTAACCTTCGAGCTGCAATGTCTGCTGCTCTCCTCCTCTTACCACCCAAATTCACAGAG GAAGACCTTTATGCCAAAATATGTAGCCTGTCATACATGGGTGACGTGCGTATGCTTTTTGCAGAGGACCGAAATAAG GTGAAGAAGATCGTACAAGGGCAGTTTGATTTATTCCAGTCCATGTATAAGCCGTTTCTTGAAGAGTATGAAGGCAAAGACTTCTTAAGATTCTCATCATCTAAAAATCAACTTGCAAATATATCTCAG GATTGTGGCTTACCAGTGACTCACTCGCACATATCTTTCCTTCCTCCAACTGTTAGAAGCCAAATGGGGATGAAGATAGGAAAGAAGAAAGTAATCAGTGAATCTG GTAAGGTTGGGAATGGGAATGAGTTAGGATTTGGGTCAAGAGAAGAGGCTGCAAAGTGCATGCAGAAGGCATTGAGGCGAACAGTGATGGTTTCAAGTGCAAGGCAAGCAGTATCTGGTTTATTGACTGTGGGCGGTGTTAAAGCAGCTAGATATCTAACCAGTAAGATGTGCAAGGCTTGGAGATCATGGACAAGGACATGA
- the LOC107924836 gene encoding protein IRX15-LIKE: protein MKNNNSNTKLILLHPYIQKQGSSNKLWLLAFISFFTIAFLLTLVYTRESITGKPTAAGIIAVTGGGVGGAAPLPTTVVNTLLHYASKSNDSFHMSYSELKPISDVLRKCSSPCNFLVFGLTPETLLWKSLNHNGRTVFIEENRYYAAYFEEIHPEIDVFDVQYTTKMNETKELIASAKEQIHNECRPVQNLLFSDCKLGINDLPNHVYEVDWDVILIDGPRGNGPESPGRMQPIFTAGVLARSKKGGSLKTHVFVHDYYRDVEQMSGDEFLCRENMVERNDMLAHFMVERMEESSFQYCRNKNNASSSTKASVS, encoded by the coding sequence atgaagaacaataaCAGCAATACTAAGCTAATCCTCCTTCATCCTTATATCCAAAAACAAGGAAGTTCTAACAAATTATGGCTTCTTGCTTTCATTTCCTTCTTCACCATAGCTTTTCTTCTCACTCTTGTATACACCCGAGAGTCGATTACTGGTAAACCAACTGCCGCCGGGATCATAGCCGTGACAGGGGGTGGTGTTGGTGGTGCGGCGCCATTGCCGACCACCGTTGTCAACACCCTTCTCCATTATGCTTCGAAATCCAACGACAGCTTCCACATGTCATATTCCGAGCTGAAGCCGATCTCCGATGTGCTCCGGAAATGCTCCTCGCCGTGTAATTTCCTTGTTTTCGGGCTAACTCCAGAAACCCTTCTCTGGAAATCACTGAACCACAACGGCCGCACGGTTTTCATCGAAGAAAACCGATACTACGCCGCTTATTTCGAAGAGATACATCCTGAAATCGATGTCTTCGACGTCCAATACACGACCAAGATGAATGAAACAAAGGAGCTCATAGCGTCCGCCAAAGAACAAATCCACAACGAATGTCGGCCGGTCCAAAACCTGTTGTTCTCAGATTGTAAGCTCGGAATCAACGATTTGCCGAACCACGTTTACGAAGTGGATTGGGATGTGATATTAATCGATGGGCCGAGAGGCAACGGACCAGAAAGTCCCGGCAGAATGCAACCGATCTTCACCGCCGGCGTGTTAGCGAGGAGCAAGAAAGGGGGCAGCCTTAAAACACATGTTTTCGTACATGATTATTACAGAGATGTGGAACAGATGTCAGGGGATGAGTTTTTGTGTAGAGAAAACATGGTGGAACGCAATGATATGCTTGCCCATTTCATGGTCGAAAGAATGGAAGAGAGTAGCTTCCAGTACTGTCGCAATAAGAACAATGCATCATCGTCAACAAAAGCTTCAGTTTCGTAG